From a single Miscanthus floridulus cultivar M001 chromosome 8, ASM1932011v1, whole genome shotgun sequence genomic region:
- the LOC136471568 gene encoding probable protein phosphatase 2C member 13, mitochondrial isoform X1: MVCIGSLLRALVLRAAASAGRRRGSRILCGRAADVRVTPRHGHGHGHGWRGFLAVTGRMMLDSSDSASAAAAAAAEAVAGAVAGQVQPQRRAVGAVPQAHDGGYASGGWEREDGKLSCGYSSFRGKRATMEDFYDVKLTEIDGQAVSLFGVFDGHDGSRAAEYLREHLFENLLKHPDFLTDTKLAISETYQKTDTDFLESEASAFRDDGSTASTAVLVGDHLYVANVGDSRAVISKAGKAMALSEDHKPNRIDERKRIENAGGIVIWAGTWRVGGVLAMSRAFGNRLLKPYVVAEPEIQEEQINGELECLVLASDGLWDVVENEEAVSLGKSEEAPESAARKLTEIAYSRGSADNITCIVVQFHHDKTG, translated from the exons ATGGTATGCATCGGTAGCCTCCTGAGGGCGCTGGTGCTGCGTGCGGCGGCGTCTGCGGGCAGGCGCCGGGGGTCCAGGATCCTGTGTGGCCGCGCGGCGGATGTGCGCGTGACGCCCCGGCACGGACACGGACACGGACACGGCTGGCGCGGGTTCCTGGCGGTCACGGGAAGGATGATGCTGGACTCCTCTGACTCTGCCtctgccgccgcagccgccgccgcggagGCGGTGGCCGGGGCTGTGGCGGGGCAGGTGCAGCCGCAGCGCCGCGCGGTGGGGGCCGTGCCCCAGGCGCACGACGGCGGCTACGCCAGCGGCGGATGGGAGAG aGAAGATGGTAAACTGAGTTGTGGATACTCAAGTTTTAGAGGGAAGAGAGCTACAATGGAGGATTTCTATGATGTAAAACTAACTGAAATCGATGGACAAGCTGTTAGCCTGTTTGGTGTTTTTGATG GTCATGATGGATCACGTGCTGCTGAGTATTTGAGGGAGCACTTGTTTGAGAACCTTCTCAAGCACCCTGATTTCTTGACGGATACAAAGCTTGCTATAA GCGAAACATATCAGAAAACAGATACAGATTTCTTGGAATCGGAAGCAAGCGCCTTCAGGGATGATGGTTCAACAGCATCAACTGCAGTTTTGGTGGGTGACCAtctgtatgttgcaaatgttggtGATTCTCGTGCTGTTATTTCAAAAGCTGGCAAAG CTATGGCACTTTCAGAAGATCACAAACCTAACAGGATTGATGAGCGAAAGAGAATTGAAAATGCTGGTGGTATTGTCATTTGGGCTG GTACTTGGAGGGTAGGTGGTGTATTGGCAATGTCCCGTGCATTTGGCAATCGTTTACTGAAGCCATATGTGGTGGCAGAGCCTGAAATTCAG GAAGAACAGATCAATGGTGAGCTGGAATGCCTGGTTCTTGCTAGTGACGGGCTTTGGGATGTTGTGGAAAATGAG GAAGCTGTTTCCCTTGGGAAATCAGAGGAGgcgccagagtctgcagctcggAAATTGACAGAGATTGCTTACTCTCGTGGCAGCGCTGACAATATCACATGCATCGTGGTCCAATTTCACCATGACAAAACCGGATGA
- the LOC136471568 gene encoding probable protein phosphatase 2C member 13, mitochondrial isoform X2 produces MEDFYDVKLTEIDGQAVSLFGVFDGHDGSRAAEYLREHLFENLLKHPDFLTDTKLAISETYQKTDTDFLESEASAFRDDGSTASTAVLVGDHLYVANVGDSRAVISKAGKAMALSEDHKPNRIDERKRIENAGGIVIWAGTWRVGGVLAMSRAFGNRLLKPYVVAEPEIQEEQINGELECLVLASDGLWDVVENEEAVSLGKSEEAPESAARKLTEIAYSRGSADNITCIVVQFHHDKTG; encoded by the exons ATGGAGGATTTCTATGATGTAAAACTAACTGAAATCGATGGACAAGCTGTTAGCCTGTTTGGTGTTTTTGATG GTCATGATGGATCACGTGCTGCTGAGTATTTGAGGGAGCACTTGTTTGAGAACCTTCTCAAGCACCCTGATTTCTTGACGGATACAAAGCTTGCTATAA GCGAAACATATCAGAAAACAGATACAGATTTCTTGGAATCGGAAGCAAGCGCCTTCAGGGATGATGGTTCAACAGCATCAACTGCAGTTTTGGTGGGTGACCAtctgtatgttgcaaatgttggtGATTCTCGTGCTGTTATTTCAAAAGCTGGCAAAG CTATGGCACTTTCAGAAGATCACAAACCTAACAGGATTGATGAGCGAAAGAGAATTGAAAATGCTGGTGGTATTGTCATTTGGGCTG GTACTTGGAGGGTAGGTGGTGTATTGGCAATGTCCCGTGCATTTGGCAATCGTTTACTGAAGCCATATGTGGTGGCAGAGCCTGAAATTCAG GAAGAACAGATCAATGGTGAGCTGGAATGCCTGGTTCTTGCTAGTGACGGGCTTTGGGATGTTGTGGAAAATGAG GAAGCTGTTTCCCTTGGGAAATCAGAGGAGgcgccagagtctgcagctcggAAATTGACAGAGATTGCTTACTCTCGTGGCAGCGCTGACAATATCACATGCATCGTGGTCCAATTTCACCATGACAAAACCGGATGA